CAACACTAAAGTCAGATGTAGAGTCATGGTGTCAACAGTCATATTATAGGAACAATACAAGATAATAATATTAGGAATAATACAAGATAATATACTAGACATTTTGTATAGACAGTACagtcatatagtattgtcatagAGTAAGAAAATATAAAACAAGATGGATGACAGAATAAAGGTGGACATCAGCGGTGAGAGGCAAAGCTCTAATCAGATTCATTCACCTCTAAACAAAGTATAATTTTTGATTCACAGCAGAAGAAGATAGATTTTCcgctcccggtgtgggaagatggcggcgcgaattaacatttgcagcagcctcacccagtaccgtccacgcagtcagcgtctttgtccacgtctgcgtctaagtttgtgtcttcgtttgatggctgggagagctggcgctggatcggcggggagaacttggtctgctgcgtcgggtgggcccaaggaccacggccctgcccggagctgcacccaaagaggaaacaccgagggcggtctgacaggacgcgggagcggggcaggctaagctaagctaactgcttgcccaaGCGGACTGGCAGTTCCTATAACACCGATGGccgtctggtggtggcctcacctagtgttgactgtgtttttagtgtcgtcgtgtggagtgcggggaggtgtgttgaaggtgtctggctgggagagctggcgttggatcggctgagggagcctggtctgctgcgtcaagtgggcccaaggaccatggccctgcccggagctgcacccgaagaggaaacaccgagggcggtctgacaggacgcgggagcggggcaggctaagctaactgctagcccatgcagactggcagttccaagtcatcctggctggcgttcgctctcctggacagtgatttttttttttagtttggatatatgtattaatttggatatgtgttcgtgtagtttttggatgtgtgtttttgtctttgtgttgcacagctgtgggctgggggaaaccatgtttcgtttcatttcatgtgtgcaagtgcatgcaaagaaatggcaaataaagtgttcccgattcctgatttgtGAATAAAAAGCAAAGGTGAAGGAGGATGAGCCGCTGTACAGACTCCTCTGAACACTCTTAAGTTTGATCCGGTTTGCTTGCACCCCCATTACATGTGCTGGGTCCCAAACCGGATCCGGTCCAGATGGGAGGAAGTCGCCAACTCAGACGCCAAGCTGCATTTGTCTACGCGACCCctgattgcatgtgtgtgtaacgGCCTTGGTTCAGAAGGTAATGGAGCGCTGGAGGATGTTCAGTAAAATGTCTGGTGTAGCTTCCAGCCCATGCCTCCTTCCACAGCTGTGTGCATGTTTTCCATACACCCTTTTATTTAACCCCCATTTTCTAGGATTATCTTGtaagtgggcggcacggtggcgcagtggttagcgcggtcgcgtcacagcaagaaggtcctgggtttgagccccggggtagtccaaccttggtgggtaatcttctgtgtggagtttgcatgttctccccgtgtctgcgtgggtttcccccgggtgctccggtttcctcccacaggccaaaaacatgtaggtcaggtgaaccggccatactaaattgtccctatgtgtgtgtgtgggccctgtgatggcctggcagcctgtccagggtgtctccccgcctgccgcccaatgactgctgggataggctccagcatccccgccaccctgagagcaggataagcggttcggataatggatggatggatggatcttgtaAGTGATTGTTTTTGATTCACCTTCCTCAGCTGCACAGAAATGTAAAATTCATCAGTTTATTCCTGTTCTCTCGGTCTACAGAGGAAGCCATCGACCCGCTTTGTGCTGCAAGAGTTTATTAAACATGCAAACTGCAAAAAATAGACAAGTTTATCCAGGGACTCCATCTTGTTTAAAGTCTCATCATGCTTTTTCCAACAAAATACTAGTGAAACGGTCTCATCCTACTGGCAGGAATTATTTCTTGTTTCAAAAAAAGGCACACTTGGCGTccaggtaacgtagcggtctattccgttgcctaccaacacgggcatcgccggttcgaatccccgtgctaccaggtcgggcgtccctacagacacaattggctgtgtctgcgggtgggaagccaaatgtgggtatgtgtcctggttgctgcactagcgcctcctttggtcggtcaaggcgcctgctcgggagggagggggaactggggggaacagcgtgagcctcccacgcgctacgtccccctagtgaaactcctcactgtcaggtgaaaagaagcggctggcgacttcacacgtatgggaggaggcatgtggtagtctgcagccctccccggatcggcagagggggcggagcagtgacaagggcggctcgcaagagtgggataattggccagataaaatggGGGAGTAAAAcgaggaagggaaaaaaaaaagagagagggagcactCTCATTTAATTAAAACAGGACATTCACTGTAAACACAAGAGAGATTATCTTAAATAAATGTTCTGCTTTAAGATTTATTTGACTGTCTAGTCAAGTTTCTTACAGCAGGTGTTAGAATGATGGAAGAAGCCTCCCTAAAACAAGCCAGAATGTTTGTCAGTGGATGAGAATACGGTGCCAGAGATCTATTGGAATGACCACCGTGAGATGTggaacaagacagaataccttGATACGTGTGCTTCTCTGTGTACTGGAGTGGATGGTTTTCGCTCTAATTCCCCTCGGAAAATAAACCACTGACACAAATTCCTAACAGACATCCCACACAGCGCTGAGATCTTGACCGTGACTGTTCTGGATGGAAGATTTCACCTTTTTACTCGGAAATATAGagatgtgtgcgcgcgtgtgctttgtgtgcgcgcgcgcgattGTGCGTGCGGCGCGCGCGTGAGTGCGGTGCGTGTGCGCGCGAGTGCGGTGCGTGTGAGTGCGGTGTGAGGCAGCTGCCGCTGTGCTGTGAAACAGCGAGAGAGGAAAAGCGTCCTTTAACGTGGGCTGTTGTGTAACCCCCTCCCAGAGCCCCTTTGCTATTTTTGTGCCTGGGTCGGCGCGTCACGCTTGGGTATTTTCTCTGGTGACCAGCTCGCATCAATAGATCTTCTAACGTACACCCGGCCGGGCGGGCGGGCGGCTTCATGACCGACGGGGCCGTAGCTCGCTAATTTATTTCATTATGCTTACGGGGCGCGTGCGGAGAATGGAAAAACCGGCCGTGCAATATGAGGAATGTCACGTGTGACGCTGGATATGGGACAGGGGACTGTTCAAATGTCAGGTTGGTACGCGGACTGGCTTTGATATCTGAATGTCAGGCACCATCATGTGTGACATATACGTTGTctgttggttttgtgtgtgtgtgtgtgtgtcagactgtgcGTTAAGGCGTTGTGGTGTGGATGGCTGCTCGGCTCTGCCGGAGTATCACTGGGCTTCATGCCGTCTAGTGTCTCGGTAGCGGCTCATGATATTTATGGATTTGTTGTCAGCACAAGGCTTTGCGCCTCTTCCCTTTCATGGCCACCTTAGCCGCTAATGATGTAATGCGGACAGATAACCAAGAGCTTTACGCAGCCCTTTTGTCGGGTTTTGCTCCTCGTCCTCAAAGTGGGGGAAGAATTTCTCTCATCCGCGTCCCCCGGTGCAAACGGCTTGCTGCCATGAAATCGCTTATCCATCCACAcgaacggacacacacacacatacacacacacacgcatgcacacaaacacacacacacacatactgtaccacATTATCTGCCAGTCTCCCCCACCGTCATCCAGAAACACACCTACTTCCACCCACCTGCCTCCTGTCGTCGGCGCGTCATTGCTGCCGCAGAGGTGTTGTGTGTATTTCTACATCCCTGTCCCGTATGTGTTAAAAACGGTCCATACGAGGTTCTGCGGCTGTGATTTCTAATTTCCTACATTGTTCTGTTAATGTGTGGATTTGATCGATGTgagtaggtggggggggggggttggagcggTTGCCGTgcatgctccctctctctctctctctctctccctctctctagctcactctccctctctctctggcctCGTTCAAAGGTATGCATTGTCTCTGAGGGTCTTATCTCTCCGTCACTCTGCACACATATTCCCCCTCTTCGCTCCTCTCAGGGCTCGCAAAAGATGGAACCGAAGCAATGAGGTCAGAGCGACCTTGAAACAGAGCTCCCAACCAGGCCTCCCAATTCggttaccccccccacccccaatcaaCCCGACATCACCCCCACCCCCTACCCGGGGTACCCCACTTAGCTTACCTCAGTAAACCTTTTCAGTGGAGCATGGACCGTTCCAAACTGAGACACCCCCCCACCCtttccatcaccccccccctttgtaTTCATTCCCTGATGTTTCTGTTATCGCCCCCTACTCCACAGGAAGAAGCCCTCATCCCCGtctgagtgagggagtgagtggaTACTGAGCCGTGGGGCTGATGGAGAAAGTCGAGGCGAGGCGTTGGCCACTGGCAAACACAAATGGCTGGATTTATCGCACCCGGTAGCGGCTTTTTATGCatagctctccctctccctctctctctgcgtcTCGTGAGTCACCTTGGATTTTTGTATCCTCCAGCTTATTGCCTAGAGGAGTGCGCAGCGTTTGAACAAAGAAAGAGAAAGGGCgatcgagagagcgagagagagagcaagagaaagtgagGGTGGGGGGGCAGTCAAAGGATGTCCTAATTAAGGGGAACTCAGAAGGTTCGAACCAGATAATCTTATGTAACCTCGTTAGGGAGGATGCAGCCTTTGATATGGAGAAGATGGAGATGGCATGCCCTCAGAGAAGCAGCCCCATGTTCTGGACCTCCAGTATACAAGTCCACGGTTCATATTAACAGGGGACCAATTAGTATAGCgttccttctgtgtgtgtgtgtgtgtgtgtgtgtgtgtacatatatatatatatatcggtatGTGGTCCTATGTAGCTTGCTAGCTGAGGTGCTCGTAGCTTGCACTGGATTGCACTGGGTTTTATTCCATTGGGCTGCATACTGTACAGCGATGATACCGTAACTGTACAGCGATGATACCGTAACTGTACAGCGATGATACCATTACTGTACAGCAATGATACCGTAACTGTACAGCGATGATACCGTAAGAGGCTTTGGATACTCTACCAAACGATAAAGTGTGTACCTGTGTACCGAAGGAGAGAATCCCAGTTTAATCATGAGGTGCTGGGAAAACTCCGTGCTCGTTGCACCCTTGTTTATGCACACTATTTCATTTATATTCCCGGTCTTGCTGCAATTACTAGCACCCACGGGCATCACCACAGACCATAAGACACTACGAGGGTCAGCGGGCGTCTATTGCGTACATGCTTTTTAACACACCGATTCATCATGCTGTCATGAAGTTGCAGTACAGTGTGCGGAACATATTTACACCTCAACGTACAGACCTACATGGAGGCTCAGAGGCAGTAAATACCTAGAATCACTGACCCAGGGATCTCTGTGTCCACTTCTTTTCCTTTTACTGACGGTCAAGTTAGGTTGCACATCGGGGTAACTTTTCTTGGTGGGAGGCTGAACATAAAGATACAAGGACATGAAACATTATAGATTTCATAGATTTCTAAGAAGATTATTCTTTAGTCACATAGATATCTTATtatttgtaatatatatatatatatatttaaatgtcttttttatgtttatttttgaCCACTCAGGAGCATTTAATGTTGTTTGACCAATAACCAAGTACCTCTGGAGAATCTACTCATAGAAAACAAATACATGTATATGCGCAGGCATACACAGATGCCACAAACACTcggagagacacacaaacacacacacacacacacacacacacacacacacacacacacacacacacacaaaccagtccGGTGAATGTAGGTCATCAGCCAGCGGTAAGATGAGGTTCTGCAGGTATTTTAGAGGCTGGTAAAAAGACTGATTTTTCCACTCCTGCTGTGAACAGAGCTCATTATGAATTTGAAAAACAATTTTATTAGGAGGAATTTTGGGAAAGCAGCCCCGAATGCTCTCTCAAAAGAGTGGATTTACACTCATATTTAAACTGTGGAATGGCTGATTTCTAACTCGTTTTCCTTTGTAACATTCTAATGCACATTTTGATTTTGGTTCATCAATTAAAGTGTATCACATTTactaatatctatctatctatctatctatctatctatctatctatctatctatctatctatctatctatcatctatctatctatctatattcaaaGACTAGTCTTACGTTATATTTCAAATAACACAGTAACACATCACAATTTGACTTTGATTTTACTAATTGGCCATTTTATTTATGATTTGTTTTCTTTCAGATGACTGTTCCCCGCAATCAGTTCACATGAATGATAACATCACTACGGTTACATAACAGTTATTGTCCTTGAAAAATCCTGAAGAAGATCACATTGGATTGATGGAGCCAGTCCAAATTGCTGCAGAGGTGAAGCGCTCTACTGAGGGTCAGGACAGAAATGTTGCGCACAAAAAATGTTCGTCAGAGCTGCCGGCTGGGCAGACTAAGAAAAATCCATCAGTGGTGCTGGAGGGCAAAGGGTGGCACCAACAACTGCAAGAAGGTCAGAGCAGAGACACGTGCGGTCTGAAGGAAATGTCTGACTCAGGGAAATCACAGCGATTAGAAGATCAGCACTCCCCCGCCACAAGCCATCAAGACTATGAGGTGTCCTTATATCCACCACAGGGGGGGAAGCCTTTTCCCTTCGGCAAACAGAAAGCTGTAGCTCATGCAGCTTGCACACAGTCCCTCGGTAGCTGTGGTTCTGCCTCTCACAGGAAGTCCCCCAGTTTACCCGAGGCCCTGCAACAGTGTCCCCATACAGGGATGGATCAGTTATCAGAGACTGCGAGCAAGATGGAACCCAAATCACAAAAGCTCGGGAAGTATGTTTGTGATTACTGTGGAAGAGCATGTGCCAAACCCAGTGTGCTGAAGAAGCACATTCGCTCTCACACTGGTGAACGGCCCTACCCTTGCGTCCCTTGTGGATTTTCCTTCAAAACCAAGAGCAACTTATACAAACACAGAAAGTCCCACGCTCATTCGGTCAAAGCTGGAACAGTGCCATTCTCCGAACTAGGTTCTTACAATGCCAATGCCGACCAGGGGTCTTTCGAAGGGGAAGGAGAGGGATACTCCGATGCCGAGCAGAGCACGGACACGGATGAGGACACACTCAGTGATCCACTGCTGTTGTTGGACTCTCCCGTCGAGGCGTCAGACAGCGCTGCAGTCAAAGTGCTGAACCTCATTGCTCAGAGAAAGGGAGTCATGCCAGCAATGTCATCTCAGGAGGGTTCCTCCCTGGTCCAGGAAGTCAATGCACCTCCAGCCACCACCGCTCAGGCCAGCCGTGCACTTCAGTCCTGCACCATCAAACAAAGGCTGGCACTTCGGCTCTCCGAGAAGAGAAGTGGGGATTCTGACCAAAATCTCTCCCTCCCAAGTCAGTCCAGCAAGGGCAGCACAGACTCCGGCTACTTCTCACGCTCGGAGAGTACGGAACAACAGGCAGGCCCTCCAAACACAAATGCCAAGTCCTATCAGGAGATTATGTTTGGCAAGTGTTATAGGCCCAGCCCCAAACAGACAATGGCTCATGTAGCCTGCAGCGCAGACTCTAGCGATTACACCGGGAAACGTTCAGAGAAAGGTGTGTCCCGCGTTTTCACCCAAGAGAAAGATATAGTGGAATCAATCAAAATCAACACAAAGACTTTTACAAGGGAAGAGACAGATGAAACACAGCTGGACATTGGCTTGGATGGGGGATCTCTTATCAGGAGCAATTCGATGCCCACATCCTCGGCAGTGTGCCTCAGTATGCCCCCGGGCCTCAGAGGCAGCCACTCATTTGACGAGAGAACCAGCACAGGGGgcatgaggaggctgaggaggcaGGCTGCATTCGAGCTCTCACCGCATGACGGGCACTCCGATGCTGACAATCACGGCAAGATGCCTGAGAGCAGCCTCTCCCCCTCAGGTTTTGAAGTGGAAAGTTATGCAGCTGTGGCATCTAATGCAAGCTACCAAAAATATGCCATGGAACTGACAACACGGAAGCGTCggaaagagaagagggaagaggAGGATTTAGGTGGTCAATATGACACCCACCATGAACAGTGTGAGGAAAGGTTTGATGCTGCTAAGGACAAAGATTCAAAACATGTTCACCAAGGAGGCGTGGGGATTATAGCATTAGagaagccacattctgcaggtcaGCATACTCAGTTAGACAGGTGTGACATGGAGGTATCAGTGAGCCCTGACATTTCTGTCCGAAAAACTTTAGGCAATGTAATTTCTGTTATCCAGCACACAAACTCGTTAAACAGACCTCATTCTGAACAATTAGAATCTTACAAGTATCACACGCAGAGACTGGAAAATATTTCCTCATTTCAGACCTCAGAGCCAAGTGAAACATATGAGATGAATAGAAGCGACAGTAAACTGGGCCAACCATTTCAAATGGGCCCCAAACTAGTACGTCAGTCCAACATACAAGTCCCAGAAATCAGGGTCACAGTAGAGCCTGACAGTCCAGGAAAAACCCTGGAGGTGCAGCCCAAGGAACCCGAGAAACATGAGGAGTTTCAGTGGCCACAGAGGAGTGAAACCTTAGCCCAATTCCCCCCGGAAAAGCTCCCCCCAAAGAAGAAAAGATTGCGCTTAGCTGACATTGAGCACTCTTCTGGAGAGTCCAGTTTCGAATCGGCCTGCACCAGTCTCTCCCGCAGTCCAAGCCAAGACAGTAACTTATCTTACAGCTCCGCATTCTCCTTTGACAGGGAGGAGAGCTTGAAGTCAGTCTCCCCTGCCAGGCAGGATGAATTTGGCAAACCCCTGGAGCTGTTAGCAGTACCGGGGAGTGGGCACTCCCTTTCCATGCTCCACCAACGCCAACAACATGAAATGAGACGCTCCTCGTCAGAGCAGGCGCCCTGTAACTTGCGCAAGGAGTTCCCAGAGATACGAAGCATGTCATTTGACTATGGCAGCCTCTCTCCATCGTCCAAAGTTAGACAGGCAGACGTCAGCACAGTCCATGCCGTTGTTAAGGAGAAGAGAAGGGCCAACTTGGTGCGGCAGGAATCATTGAATATGGACACCGAGTTAACACAGGTTCCAACACAGACACTCCCACAGTACCTCACCAACATCCCTCCCTTCACAGCCAGCATGGGGCTGCCGCAGACTCTGCCAATATTTGCCACCGGACATTCGGGTCCCCAGCAGTCACCCCCCAGCCTGTTAGTTCCTGTTCGAATTCAGACACATGTGCCACCCTATGGTAGCATTACTTACACTACAGTTTCACAGATTGTAGACAATCAGTATGATGGTGTTGGCTCCCCCACGGTGACTTGTCAGAACCAGATCTCCCGCCTGCCCAGGAATCTCCACTCACCTCACATTTTGGGTCACATAAGGGCACTTTCTGCACACACCCTCAACGTGGAAGGGCTTGATTTGTCCTCGGCTAAGCTAAAGACTGGTATCCCCCTGTCTCTGACTTCCAGAACCATCTCCACCACCAATGCCTCCAGCGGGGGGGCTAGCAAACGGATGCTGTCCCCTGCCAGCAGCCTGGATCTTTTCATCGAGGTCAAACAGCAGAAACGCgtgaaagaagaaaaaatgttTGGTCAGATTGTGGAGGAGCTGAGCGCCGTGGAGTTGGGGAAAAGTAATTTGTCTGAAGAGAAAGGCAACAGGGCTGAAATGCGGGGCACCTCCACGCCTCGAGCTCAGGATAATTCGCAGAGAAGCAAGTTCATCCCTCTTCAGCAAAACATGACGGAGAACGCTGATGAAGGGGAATCAGCCATGGAGAGCAGCTCTGCAGAGTGTGGCTCTCCTACATACTCTCTCCGGTCAGCCAGCGAAGCCAAAGATGTCGGCGCTATGAGGAAGCTGCAACTGGACGTGGTGGCACAGCTGGTCACCGGTGCAGATATCCTATTCTCAGACACCAAGCACTCAACATACTTGTCTCCCTTTCCAAGTCTCCGTACAACAACAGGTGTGAGCTGGTGCTATCTAAACTACACCAAGCCA
The DNA window shown above is from Lampris incognitus isolate fLamInc1 chromosome 16, fLamInc1.hap2, whole genome shotgun sequence and carries:
- the hivep2b gene encoding human immunodeficiency virus type I enhancer-binding protein 2 homolog; translation: MEPVQIAAEVKRSTEGQDRNVAHKKCSSELPAGQTKKNPSVVLEGKGWHQQLQEGQSRDTCGLKEMSDSGKSQRLEDQHSPATSHQDYEVSLYPPQGGKPFPFGKQKAVAHAACTQSLGSCGSASHRKSPSLPEALQQCPHTGMDQLSETASKMEPKSQKLGKYVCDYCGRACAKPSVLKKHIRSHTGERPYPCVPCGFSFKTKSNLYKHRKSHAHSVKAGTVPFSELGSYNANADQGSFEGEGEGYSDAEQSTDTDEDTLSDPLLLLDSPVEASDSAAVKVLNLIAQRKGVMPAMSSQEGSSLVQEVNAPPATTAQASRALQSCTIKQRLALRLSEKRSGDSDQNLSLPSQSSKGSTDSGYFSRSESTEQQAGPPNTNAKSYQEIMFGKCYRPSPKQTMAHVACSADSSDYTGKRSEKGVSRVFTQEKDIVESIKINTKTFTREETDETQLDIGLDGGSLIRSNSMPTSSAVCLSMPPGLRGSHSFDERTSTGGMRRLRRQAAFELSPHDGHSDADNHGKMPESSLSPSGFEVESYAAVASNASYQKYAMELTTRKRRKEKREEEDLGGQYDTHHEQCEERFDAAKDKDSKHVHQGGVGIIALEKPHSAGQHTQLDRCDMEVSVSPDISVRKTLGNVISVIQHTNSLNRPHSEQLESYKYHTQRLENISSFQTSEPSETYEMNRSDSKLGQPFQMGPKLVRQSNIQVPEIRVTVEPDSPGKTLEVQPKEPEKHEEFQWPQRSETLAQFPPEKLPPKKKRLRLADIEHSSGESSFESACTSLSRSPSQDSNLSYSSAFSFDREESLKSVSPARQDEFGKPLELLAVPGSGHSLSMLHQRQQHEMRRSSSEQAPCNLRKEFPEIRSMSFDYGSLSPSSKVRQADVSTVHAVVKEKRRANLVRQESLNMDTELTQVPTQTLPQYLTNIPPFTASMGLPQTLPIFATGHSGPQQSPPSLLVPVRIQTHVPPYGSITYTTVSQIVDNQYDGVGSPTVTCQNQISRLPRNLHSPHILGHIRALSAHTLNVEGLDLSSAKLKTGIPLSLTSRTISTTNASSGGASKRMLSPASSLDLFIEVKQQKRVKEEKMFGQIVEELSAVELGKSNLSEEKGNRAEMRGTSTPRAQDNSQRSKFIPLQQNMTENADEGESAMESSSAECGSPTYSLRSASEAKDVGAMRKLQLDVVAQLVTGADILFSDTKHSTYLSPFPSLRTTTGVSWCYLNYTKPSSSQTNTPFYSVYATWCVSSQNPNLPDLSTAASLALLQSKQRGDRVIYTLAAICQPGTSKLVSSLGIWRPKMEQLQRKLEPKEVELTYGKKMKDVSSSRVKTAKEEWKEREASATQTVPTRIKIFEGGYKSNEDYVYVRGRGRGKYICEECGIRCKKPSMLKKHIRTHTDVRPYICRVCNFAFKTKGNLTKHMKSKAHMKKCLELGVSVTVDDTEIQENVDYAQQDFKAGLVGTTKHQFSDAEDSDGMDEDIDDIDEEEDEDDEYEGDSTPKLRSRSTSPQPCGLTSLSVTATAAAIHGCSLVSLPGVDSRHQTSGRRAGVEQKDGVSAEQRERSVDEDSLTMVAPEQGCLLFDPYSSCLLSPGWESPIREPSPSRLRYPSSRRELSPRGRSSPRWDASPLRPSSPSFKPIQHLSPSSIERPLSPGVELAAKREPSVRGRQRVVLRAVSPRRGSHQHRGTGDKTRQQAKVDLAHQQGSFEMELDQRSSSLVSSRSVPTSSHQQNLLSHLPLHSQQTAQSLIPMAPIGGIQMLPSPSSSSSSVDVATPSPALSPPSGESPQCSSSSSADGSVNSLVARDPTGRLQEPVSPRQVAAKGSQSPDPAATDSRQEENVQTCMKAIASLKITIEDPH